A region of Granulibacter bethesdensis DNA encodes the following proteins:
- a CDS encoding efflux RND transporter permease subunit, with protein sequence MNISAPFIARPIATSLLAIAVMLGGLLGYLWLPVSSLPEVDFPTIQVMTRLPGLSPTGSALLLTAPLERQFGQIPGLTSMISTSADGISQITLQFDLSRNMDSAAQDVQAAINAANGTLPANLPYPPTYSKINPADAPILSLALTSGTVPLDAIADITDTVLQPKLSQLPGVGRATIQGSLRKAVRIRLLPDRLAAYGLSLEDVRNAVSNANVNGAKGGFDGAERSIQLGANDQLVSPDAYRSLVIAWRNNAPVRLSNIASIVNGLENDHVGAWVLRSGTQQSAVVLDIQRQPGANIVATVGAIREALPELQNALPAGVQLSIIADRTDTIRASVTEVEITLLLSIFLVVAVIYLFLGSLRATIIPGIALPLSLIGTFAVMYEAGYSLDNLSLMALTIATGFVVDDAIVMIENVVRYIERGVPPLQAAYEGARQIGFTIISLTVSLVAVFIPLLFMSGVVGRLFKEFAITLTVAVVVSAVISLTLTPMMCGRLLRPLHEERPGLLPRLFERGFAACLELYRRTLRIALAHQSAVLLVAFSSLAITIILYVITPKGFLPAQDTGIITIVTEADQSVSIKRMGTLQNDAARLLAMDPAVETITSLVGVGTTNATPNTGRLTVVLKPPALRDPVLEVIDRFRTIFAHQPGLTAYMQAQQDIQIGTRITRTQYQYTIIDTDVRELQQWAPRLLHTLKALPMLQDVASDQQDQGSAIMITVDRAAAMRLGITVQAIEDTLYDAFGQRQISTIYAQSNQYRVVLESDPAWQALPDVLSRLRVPGQNDTQVPLAAVATLAPVSAPLAITHQEQFPSITFSFNLAPGISLEQAMSGISDASLQIGVPETIAGSYSGDAAEFQRSLASEPWLILAAIIVIYIVLGVLYESTIHPVTILSTLPSAGIGALLALMATGTDLSLVALIGIVLLMGIVKKNAIMMIDFAIEAERDRGLSPAAAIEEACLLRFRPIIMTTAAALLGALPLALQHGAGSELRYPLGVTIIGGLLLSQLLTLYTTPVIYLMMERLRIRLNHGRKPGPLDLPAD encoded by the coding sequence ATGAATATATCCGCGCCCTTCATCGCGCGCCCGATCGCAACCTCCCTGCTGGCGATTGCAGTGATGCTCGGCGGATTGCTGGGTTATCTATGGCTGCCGGTTTCCTCTCTGCCGGAGGTCGATTTTCCGACCATACAGGTGATGACCCGTTTGCCCGGTCTCAGCCCTACCGGCTCCGCCCTTCTGCTGACAGCGCCGCTGGAGCGCCAGTTTGGACAGATTCCTGGTCTGACAAGCATGATCTCCACCAGTGCCGATGGAATCAGCCAGATCACGCTGCAATTCGATCTGTCCCGCAACATGGACAGCGCGGCGCAGGATGTTCAGGCTGCCATCAATGCTGCCAATGGAACACTGCCGGCAAACCTGCCCTATCCGCCGACATATTCAAAAATCAATCCGGCGGATGCACCGATCCTGTCTCTGGCCCTGACATCCGGGACTGTACCACTGGATGCAATTGCAGATATTACCGATACTGTTCTGCAACCCAAACTCTCCCAGCTCCCGGGCGTCGGACGGGCCACCATTCAGGGCAGCCTGCGCAAGGCCGTACGGATCAGGCTGTTGCCGGATCGATTGGCGGCTTATGGCCTGTCTCTGGAAGATGTACGCAATGCGGTTTCCAATGCGAATGTGAACGGGGCCAAAGGCGGTTTCGACGGTGCTGAACGCTCTATCCAGCTGGGAGCCAATGATCAGCTTGTATCGCCTGATGCCTATCGTTCTCTGGTCATCGCATGGCGCAATAACGCACCCGTCCGGCTGTCAAATATTGCCAGCATCGTCAACGGACTTGAAAACGATCATGTCGGGGCATGGGTTCTTCGCAGCGGAACACAGCAGTCAGCCGTCGTACTGGATATCCAGCGCCAGCCCGGAGCCAATATCGTCGCAACCGTCGGCGCAATCAGGGAAGCCCTGCCCGAATTACAGAATGCTCTTCCGGCAGGCGTGCAGCTTTCCATCATTGCCGACCGTACCGATACCATCCGCGCCTCCGTCACTGAGGTCGAGATCACACTGCTTCTGTCGATTTTTCTGGTGGTCGCGGTGATCTATCTGTTTCTGGGTTCGCTGCGGGCGACAATCATCCCCGGCATTGCGCTGCCGCTTTCCCTGATCGGCACGTTCGCGGTGATGTATGAGGCAGGATACAGTCTCGATAATCTTTCCCTGATGGCGCTGACCATCGCGACCGGGTTTGTGGTCGATGATGCCATCGTCATGATAGAAAACGTAGTGCGGTATATCGAGCGCGGGGTGCCTCCACTTCAGGCCGCTTATGAAGGGGCACGGCAGATCGGCTTCACCATCATATCGCTGACCGTCTCGCTGGTGGCCGTGTTCATACCGCTGCTGTTCATGTCCGGTGTGGTAGGGCGACTGTTCAAGGAATTTGCCATTACGCTCACCGTGGCGGTGGTCGTTTCCGCGGTGATTTCCCTGACGCTGACCCCGATGATGTGCGGCAGATTATTGCGGCCACTGCATGAGGAGCGGCCCGGTCTGCTGCCACGTCTGTTTGAGCGTGGATTTGCCGCCTGTCTGGAGCTCTACCGCCGCACGCTGCGTATCGCTCTGGCACACCAGAGCGCGGTACTGCTGGTTGCCTTCTCCTCCCTTGCCATCACCATCATCCTGTATGTGATCACTCCGAAAGGATTTCTGCCTGCCCAGGATACCGGGATCATCACGATCGTCACGGAGGCCGACCAGAGTGTTTCCATCAAGCGGATGGGCACCCTGCAAAACGATGCCGCCCGCCTTCTGGCCATGGATCCGGCCGTGGAAACGATCACGTCTCTGGTCGGGGTCGGCACGACCAATGCCACGCCCAATACAGGCCGCTTGACCGTCGTGCTGAAACCGCCAGCCCTCCGTGATCCGGTGCTGGAAGTGATCGACCGGTTTCGCACCATCTTCGCACATCAACCCGGCCTGACAGCGTATATGCAGGCGCAACAGGATATCCAGATAGGAACCCGCATCACCCGTACCCAGTATCAGTACACCATCATCGATACGGATGTGAGAGAGCTTCAGCAATGGGCACCTCGTCTGCTGCATACGCTGAAAGCATTGCCCATGTTGCAGGATGTTGCTTCTGATCAGCAGGATCAGGGCAGCGCGATCATGATCACTGTCGATCGCGCCGCTGCCATGCGCCTTGGCATTACCGTGCAGGCAATTGAGGATACTCTGTACGATGCCTTCGGGCAGCGGCAGATCTCCACCATCTATGCGCAGTCCAACCAGTATCGCGTGGTGCTGGAATCCGATCCCGCATGGCAGGCTTTGCCCGATGTGCTGAGCCGGCTGCGGGTTCCGGGGCAGAACGACACGCAGGTTCCGCTGGCAGCGGTGGCAACGCTTGCACCGGTCAGCGCCCCCCTTGCCATTACTCATCAGGAGCAGTTCCCCTCCATCACTTTCAGCTTCAATCTGGCACCCGGTATATCCCTGGAACAGGCCATGAGCGGTATCTCTGACGCCAGCCTCCAGATTGGGGTGCCGGAAACAATTGCCGGTTCCTATTCCGGCGATGCCGCCGAGTTCCAACGCAGTCTGGCCAGCGAGCCATGGCTTATCCTTGCAGCGATCATCGTGATCTACATCGTGCTGGGCGTGCTGTATGAGAGCACAATCCACCCCGTCACCATCCTCTCCACCCTGCCATCCGCGGGGATCGGCGCGCTTCTGGCCCTGATGGCGACCGGAACCGATCTTTCCCTGGTGGCGCTGATCGGCATCGTGCTGCTGATGGGGATCGTCAAGAAAAACGCGATCATGATGATCGACTTCGCTATCGAGGCGGAGCGGGATCGTGGGCTTTCCCCCGCGGCAGCGATTGAGGAAGCCTGTCTGCTGCGCTTCCGTCCCATCATCATGACGACAGCCGCCGCCTTGCTGGGGGCATTGCCGCTGGCGCTCCAGCATGGAGCCGGATCGGAATTACGCTATCCACTGGGCGTCACCATCATTGGTGGCCTGCTGCTGAGCCAGTTGCTGACCCTTTATACTACACCGGTCATCTATCTGATGATGGAGCGTCTGCGCATTCGCCTCAACCATGGCCGCAAGCCCGGCCCGCTGGATCTGCCGGCAGACTGA
- a CDS encoding efflux RND transporter permease subunit, with protein MNVSLPFILRPVATILLSIGILLTGIIAYRFLPVSALPSVDLPAIVVFVNQPGADPETMASSIAAPLERRLGEISGVMELISTNSVGASNIVVIFDLDRSVDSAAQDVQAAINAARADLPSDLPVSPFIRKFNPAEAPVMMIALTSDSHTIRELYDLADSMLGQRLAQVNGVSQVQINGAEKPAVRISTDPMRLAAASLSGQDLYNVVRNTNVTQPTGVIENGDVRRAILINGQIDDAESYRKVVLKASNGSFLRLGDVTDIVDGVANTRLSATSNGKPAILLQISKQSGANVIETVDGVKKILPQLRSWLPGDINMSIVVDRTGTIRASVDDVQFTLLISVVLVLMVVFVFMRRLMPTIAAAVTVPLSISGTLGAMWLLDYSLDNFSLMAITIGVGFVVDDAIVMIENIVRHMEMGKSRLRAAIDGASQIGFTVVSITLSLLAVFIPIIFMPGIQGRLFHEFVMTLSVSIVISAIVSLTLTPMLMGVFGRQVHALENPLLRRWDERVEHLLNGIERLYLRTLGWALKHSVLMLLSMLLTIAVTITLYRAIPKSFLPIQDTGLLQGTTIARPDISYAAMRDLQHRAEAIIRADPAVLNVDGRVGVSNGFNALNRGMMYIQLKPLEKRHVSSEQVIARLRPKLGTILGLETFLHSLQDLRMGGREDSGQFEYVLQADDIRQLRSWAQRLQKRLQNVPEIADVSSDQDHAGPEIDIIIDRDTASRLGTTVSGIDSALNNAFSQRQISRIYTDRNQYQVVLQALPSLQSSPAGLNTLYVPATNVNGTAAPATASRATLQNATGQVTLGSAVGGTQIGGNQVPLMALAHTQYTTAPLSIDHEAGFPSASLSFNIKPGIPVSTAQDAVLEAVRSLGMPASIRGEFGGNLALFKKAGQAMPFLLIGALAAIYIVLGVLYESLIQPLTILSTLPSAGLGALIALLLAGVDLSLISIIGIVLLMGIVKKNGIMLVDFALEQQRDAGLDAASAIREACAERFRPILMTTLAALLGAVPLAFSFGTGAELRQPLGISIIGGLIASQILTLYTTPIIYLALEKLARRGRPRPAIDPS; from the coding sequence ATGAATGTCTCCCTGCCCTTCATCCTGCGTCCGGTGGCAACGATCCTGCTTTCCATCGGTATTCTGCTGACCGGGATTATCGCCTATCGTTTTCTGCCGGTTTCCGCGCTGCCCAGTGTCGATCTTCCCGCCATCGTGGTGTTCGTCAATCAGCCCGGTGCCGATCCGGAAACCATGGCAAGCTCCATCGCCGCGCCGCTGGAGCGCAGGCTGGGAGAGATTTCCGGTGTCATGGAGCTGATCTCCACCAACTCCGTGGGTGCCAGCAATATCGTCGTGATTTTCGATCTCGACAGAAGCGTCGATTCTGCCGCGCAGGATGTGCAGGCCGCCATCAATGCCGCCCGTGCTGATCTTCCATCCGATCTTCCGGTCAGCCCCTTCATCCGCAAATTCAATCCTGCTGAGGCGCCGGTGATGATGATCGCGCTGACCTCTGACAGCCATACCATCCGCGAGCTGTACGATCTGGCCGACAGCATGCTCGGACAAAGACTGGCTCAGGTGAATGGCGTCAGTCAGGTACAGATCAATGGTGCGGAAAAACCCGCTGTCCGTATCAGCACCGATCCGATGCGTCTGGCGGCAGCCAGCCTGTCCGGGCAGGATCTGTACAATGTCGTCCGCAACACCAACGTTACCCAGCCAACCGGTGTCATCGAAAACGGCGATGTAAGGCGGGCTATCCTGATCAACGGTCAGATCGATGATGCGGAATCATACCGAAAAGTCGTGCTCAAGGCATCGAATGGCAGCTTTCTACGTCTGGGAGATGTCACCGACATCGTAGATGGCGTGGCGAATACGCGGCTTTCCGCCACCAGTAATGGAAAACCTGCGATCCTGCTGCAGATTTCCAAACAATCAGGCGCCAACGTCATCGAGACCGTTGATGGGGTGAAGAAAATCCTGCCCCAGCTTCGCTCCTGGCTTCCCGGCGATATCAACATGTCGATCGTGGTTGATCGCACCGGCACGATCCGTGCAAGCGTCGATGATGTACAGTTCACATTACTGATCAGTGTGGTGCTGGTTCTGATGGTCGTGTTTGTGTTCATGCGCCGTCTGATGCCGACCATCGCCGCTGCCGTGACTGTGCCACTCTCCATTTCCGGGACGCTGGGGGCCATGTGGCTGCTGGACTACTCGCTCGATAATTTCTCGCTGATGGCCATTACCATCGGGGTCGGGTTCGTGGTCGATGATGCCATCGTCATGATCGAGAATATCGTCCGTCACATGGAAATGGGTAAAAGCCGCCTGCGTGCCGCCATCGATGGCGCCTCCCAGATCGGTTTCACTGTGGTTTCCATCACCCTGTCCCTGCTGGCAGTGTTCATTCCGATCATCTTCATGCCGGGCATCCAGGGGAGGCTGTTCCACGAGTTCGTCATGACGCTGAGTGTCAGCATTGTCATTTCCGCCATCGTATCTCTGACCCTCACCCCGATGCTGATGGGTGTGTTTGGACGACAGGTTCATGCGCTGGAAAATCCCCTGCTACGGCGATGGGATGAGCGCGTGGAACACCTGCTGAACGGGATCGAGCGGCTTTACCTTCGAACGCTTGGCTGGGCGCTGAAACATTCCGTTCTGATGCTGCTCAGCATGCTGCTGACGATTGCCGTCACCATCACGCTGTACCGTGCTATTCCCAAAAGCTTCCTGCCTATTCAGGATACCGGCCTGTTGCAGGGAACCACGATTGCCAGGCCGGATATTTCCTATGCTGCCATGCGCGATCTGCAGCACAGGGCCGAGGCTATCATCCGCGCCGATCCGGCCGTCCTGAATGTGGATGGACGCGTCGGCGTCTCGAACGGCTTCAACGCGCTCAATCGCGGCATGATGTATATTCAGCTGAAGCCGCTGGAGAAACGCCATGTTTCGTCAGAACAGGTGATCGCCAGACTCAGGCCGAAACTCGGCACCATTCTTGGATTGGAGACATTTCTGCACTCATTACAGGATCTGCGTATGGGTGGCAGAGAGGATTCCGGACAGTTTGAATATGTCCTGCAGGCGGATGATATCAGGCAATTGCGCAGCTGGGCGCAGCGTTTACAGAAGCGTCTGCAGAATGTACCCGAGATTGCCGATGTCTCCTCTGATCAGGATCATGCCGGACCAGAAATTGATATCATCATTGATCGTGATACCGCTTCCCGTCTTGGTACCACTGTCAGCGGGATTGATTCCGCGCTGAACAATGCTTTTTCACAGCGACAGATTTCACGCATCTATACTGATCGTAACCAGTATCAGGTGGTGCTTCAGGCCCTGCCCTCGCTCCAGAGCAGCCCGGCTGGGCTGAACACGCTGTATGTTCCTGCCACCAACGTCAATGGCACCGCGGCCCCCGCCACAGCCAGCCGTGCCACGCTTCAGAACGCGACGGGACAGGTTACGCTGGGCAGTGCAGTCGGCGGCACCCAAATCGGCGGTAATCAGGTGCCGTTGATGGCGCTGGCCCATACACAATACACGACCGCCCCACTCTCCATTGATCATGAAGCCGGTTTTCCCTCGGCATCGCTCAGCTTCAACATCAAGCCCGGCATTCCGGTCAGCACTGCCCAGGACGCCGTTCTGGAAGCTGTGCGTTCGCTCGGGATGCCCGCCAGCATACGCGGAGAGTTCGGCGGCAATCTCGCACTGTTCAAAAAAGCCGGGCAGGCCATGCCTTTTCTGCTGATCGGCGCACTGGCAGCCATCTACATCGTGCTGGGTGTTCTGTATGAAAGCCTCATTCAGCCGCTGACGATCCTCTCCACACTGCCTTCGGCGGGGCTGGGTGCGCTGATCGCACTGCTACTCGCAGGGGTTGATCTCTCCCTGATCAGCATTATCGGCATCGTGTTACTGATGGGGATCGTCAAGAAAAACGGCATCATGCTGGTAGATTTCGCACTGGAGCAGCAACGGGATGCCGGGCTGGATGCCGCCAGCGCCATCCGCGAAGCCTGTGCCGAACGGTTCCGCCCGATCCTGATGACAACACTTGCAGCGCTTCTCGGAGCAGTGCCGTTGGCATTTTCATTCGGCACAGGCGCAGAGCTGCGGCAGCCGCTGGGCATTTCTATCATCGGCGGGCTGATAGCCAGTCAGATACTGACGCTCTATACCACGCCGATCATCTATCTGGCACTTGAAAAGCTGGCCAGACGAGGCAGACCGCGCCCGGCCATTGATCCTTCCTGA
- a CDS encoding glycoside hydrolase family 15 protein, protein MAIEDYGLIGDCRTAALVSRHGSIDWLCWPRFDGAACFAALLGQARHGRWAIAPEELGKTPEKVSITRRYRDDTLVLETVFTTDTGEVALIDFMPMHPDREDDGSSLIRIVEGRKGSVEMQMHLVLRFDYGISVPWVMHLDDEEGITAIAGPAMTVLRTPVEIEGENLASIARFTVTEGRKIPFVLSYGPSHLSPPVRLDAEEELQHTEAWWHEWSSQCTYEGPWRDVMQRSLITLKALTYAPTGGIVAAATTSLPEEIGGSRNWDYRYCWLRDSTLTLFALMHGGHRQEAQEWRDWLHRSIAGKAEQIQIMYGLAGERRLDEWSVPWLPGYENSSPVRIGNGAAGQLQLDVYGEVIDTLYQARERGLKVPASSWSLEKALVKYLETIWQEPDEGLWEVRGGRQHFTFSKAMVWLAFDRMVLNAEHFGLEGPVDHWRALRDEVHERVCREGFNKEMNSFVQYFGGDTLDASLLVLPLIGFLPATDPRMVGTVAAIEQNLLKDGFVYRYNTEEGTDGLPGDEGAFLVCTFWLADNYVLQGRHDEATRMLERLLAIQSDLGLFAEEYDPHRKRQVGNFPQAFSHVGLIATILNIADGGPAYQRQERS, encoded by the coding sequence ATGGCGATCGAGGATTATGGCCTGATCGGTGATTGCCGGACGGCGGCACTGGTCAGCCGTCATGGTTCCATTGACTGGCTCTGCTGGCCCAGATTCGACGGTGCAGCCTGTTTTGCCGCCCTGTTGGGGCAGGCACGTCACGGTCGCTGGGCCATTGCGCCGGAAGAATTGGGCAAAACTCCGGAAAAGGTAAGCATTACAAGGCGGTATCGTGACGATACGCTGGTATTGGAGACGGTTTTCACGACCGATACCGGTGAAGTCGCGTTGATTGACTTCATGCCCATGCACCCGGACCGGGAGGACGATGGTTCTTCCCTGATCCGTATCGTGGAGGGCAGAAAAGGCTCGGTAGAGATGCAGATGCATCTTGTGCTGCGGTTCGATTACGGGATTTCCGTTCCGTGGGTCATGCACCTGGATGATGAGGAAGGGATCACCGCCATTGCCGGCCCTGCCATGACGGTGCTGCGAACGCCGGTGGAGATTGAGGGAGAGAATCTGGCCAGCATCGCCCGGTTTACGGTGACAGAGGGCCGGAAAATTCCGTTCGTCCTGTCCTACGGGCCGTCTCATCTGTCTCCTCCGGTTCGGCTGGATGCCGAGGAGGAGCTTCAGCATACCGAGGCATGGTGGCATGAATGGAGCAGCCAGTGCACCTATGAGGGGCCATGGCGGGATGTCATGCAACGCTCGCTGATCACGTTGAAGGCGCTGACTTATGCGCCAACCGGTGGAATTGTTGCTGCTGCAACCACGTCACTGCCGGAAGAAATCGGTGGCAGCCGCAACTGGGATTACCGTTATTGCTGGTTGCGGGATTCTACGCTGACCCTGTTTGCCCTGATGCATGGCGGTCACAGGCAGGAAGCGCAGGAATGGCGTGACTGGTTGCATCGCAGCATTGCCGGGAAGGCCGAACAGATCCAGATCATGTACGGGCTGGCCGGTGAACGCCGTCTGGATGAATGGTCAGTGCCATGGCTGCCCGGGTATGAAAATTCCTCTCCGGTTCGCATTGGCAATGGGGCTGCCGGTCAGCTGCAGCTTGATGTCTACGGAGAAGTCATCGACACGCTGTACCAGGCACGGGAGAGAGGGCTGAAAGTGCCGGCTTCCTCCTGGAGTCTGGAAAAAGCACTGGTCAAATATCTCGAAACCATATGGCAGGAGCCGGATGAAGGGCTGTGGGAGGTCCGGGGAGGACGGCAGCATTTCACCTTCTCCAAGGCGATGGTCTGGCTGGCTTTCGATCGGATGGTTCTGAATGCCGAGCATTTCGGGCTGGAGGGGCCAGTCGATCACTGGCGCGCTCTGCGTGATGAAGTGCATGAGCGGGTCTGCCGCGAGGGCTTCAACAAGGAGATGAACAGCTTCGTGCAGTATTTCGGCGGCGATACGCTGGATGCGAGCCTGCTGGTGCTGCCTCTGATCGGATTCCTGCCGGCAACTGATCCGCGTATGGTGGGGACCGTGGCGGCGATAGAGCAGAATCTGCTCAAGGATGGCTTTGTATACCGCTATAATACGGAGGAGGGTACGGATGGCCTGCCCGGCGATGAAGGTGCTTTTCTGGTATGCACTTTCTGGCTGGCGGATAATTACGTCTTGCAGGGGCGGCATGATGAAGCGACCAGAATGCTTGAACGCCTGCTGGCAATCCAGAGTGATCTCGGATTGTTTGCCGAAGAATACGACCCCCATCGCAAACGGCAGGTCGGTAATTTCCCGCAGGCTTTCTCACATGTTGGTCTGATCGCGACGATCCTGAACATCGCTGATGGCGGTCCTGCCTATCAACGTCAGGAGCGCTCATAA
- a CDS encoding DEAD/DEAH box helicase, with translation METAVEESAPRGKRRVSRGKATPLTAQESTAVEPVEDTPVPVAQPASETTAAVTEDAPSARVRRARRPARNTARSATANASLSNEAPADAPLEQEATGTIQQVPSEDTVQTAAPEEVDDRPLFADLGLSEPVQRAITEMGYLHPTPIQAQAIPVVLMGRDVLGCAQTGTGKTASFTLPMMDILSDRRARARMPRSLILEPTRELALQVAENFVKYGQYLKLNHALLIGGESMNDQRDVLSKGVDVLIATPGRLIDLFDRGGLLLTDTRILVIDEADRMLDMGFIPDVERIVSMLPHNRQTLFFSATMAPEIRRLADAFLQNPKEITVAKPASVATTITSGLALVSEMDKRKALRHLLRQEKVQNALIFCNRKRDVDILTKSLIKHGFAAGPLHGDLAQSLRFATLEKFKAGTLQLLVCSDVAARGIDIGGLSHVFNFDVPIHAEDYVHRIGRTGRAGREGAAFTLASPDDKFAVDAIEKLINAPIPRIEIEGLERVEWSEEPNRGRGRRHKNGKGSKGNNRYGNRGHDSAGKDRASGEALAKSQAEIAPAAAAEVATAQPAPAPAQPTQSQDRRHRSRNDEHGRQKHSGSQNQPHAQGSPSSNAAEDRRQQSGRDRRRDDDLGPSVRGFGDDIPAFMLLPRRVAKDIRTEDTADAADGLS, from the coding sequence ATGGAAACAGCGGTGGAAGAATCCGCACCGCGTGGCAAGCGCCGGGTCTCCCGTGGCAAGGCCACTCCCTTGACGGCTCAGGAATCAACCGCTGTTGAACCAGTTGAGGACACACCCGTCCCGGTTGCGCAACCCGCCTCTGAAACGACAGCAGCAGTAACGGAGGACGCCCCTTCTGCCCGGGTGCGCCGCGCACGTCGTCCAGCCCGCAATACTGCCCGTTCTGCCACGGCGAATGCCTCTCTCAGCAATGAGGCCCCGGCCGATGCTCCATTAGAGCAGGAGGCCACGGGAACCATCCAGCAAGTTCCGTCTGAAGACACTGTCCAGACGGCCGCGCCGGAAGAAGTCGATGATCGTCCGCTTTTTGCCGATCTCGGCCTGTCGGAACCAGTACAGCGCGCCATTACTGAAATGGGCTATCTGCACCCGACCCCGATTCAGGCGCAGGCCATTCCGGTGGTGCTCATGGGCCGTGACGTGCTTGGCTGCGCCCAGACCGGCACCGGCAAGACTGCCAGCTTCACCCTGCCGATGATGGACATCCTGTCCGACCGCCGTGCCCGCGCCCGGATGCCGCGCAGCCTGATTCTGGAACCGACCCGGGAACTGGCCCTTCAGGTGGCCGAGAACTTCGTCAAATACGGCCAGTATCTGAAGCTGAACCATGCCCTGCTGATCGGCGGCGAAAGCATGAACGATCAGCGTGATGTATTGAGCAAGGGCGTGGACGTGCTGATCGCCACGCCGGGCCGCCTGATCGACCTTTTCGACCGCGGTGGTCTGTTGCTGACCGATACACGCATTCTCGTCATCGACGAAGCCGACCGCATGCTGGATATGGGCTTTATCCCGGATGTGGAGCGTATCGTCAGCATGCTGCCGCATAACCGGCAGACGCTGTTCTTCAGCGCCACCATGGCGCCGGAAATCCGCCGTCTGGCCGATGCATTCCTTCAAAACCCGAAGGAAATCACGGTTGCCAAGCCTGCCTCCGTCGCTACCACCATTACCTCCGGGCTGGCTCTGGTCAGCGAAATGGACAAGCGGAAAGCGCTTCGCCATCTCCTGCGACAGGAGAAAGTGCAGAATGCGCTGATCTTCTGTAACCGAAAGCGTGATGTCGATATTCTGACGAAATCCCTGATCAAACACGGGTTTGCCGCCGGTCCGCTACATGGTGATCTGGCACAGAGCCTGCGTTTCGCCACGCTTGAGAAGTTCAAGGCGGGCACTTTGCAGCTTCTGGTCTGCTCCGACGTCGCGGCACGCGGCATCGATATTGGCGGGTTGAGCCATGTGTTCAATTTCGATGTGCCGATTCATGCGGAAGATTACGTGCATCGTATCGGCCGCACTGGTCGTGCCGGACGGGAAGGCGCTGCATTCACGCTGGCTTCACCGGATGACAAATTTGCCGTCGATGCGATCGAGAAGCTGATCAACGCCCCTATCCCCCGTATCGAGATTGAGGGACTGGAACGCGTCGAATGGTCAGAAGAGCCCAATCGCGGCCGTGGTCGCCGTCATAAAAATGGCAAAGGCAGCAAAGGAAATAACCGCTACGGCAACCGGGGACACGACAGCGCAGGAAAAGATCGCGCTTCCGGCGAAGCCCTGGCCAAGTCACAGGCTGAGATCGCACCCGCTGCCGCAGCGGAGGTTGCGACCGCACAGCCTGCGCCAGCACCGGCCCAGCCAACCCAGTCGCAGGATCGTCGCCATCGCTCCCGCAATGACGAGCATGGCCGGCAGAAGCATTCGGGTAGCCAGAACCAGCCGCATGCACAGGGATCGCCTTCCTCCAATGCTGCGGAGGATCGTCGTCAGCAATCCGGTCGTGACCGGCGTCGTGATGATGATCTCGGCCCCTCCGTGCGCGGCTTTGGCGATGATATTCCGGCATTCATGCTGCTGCCGCGCCGGGTTGCCAAAGACATCCGGACCGAAGACACAGCGGACGCTGCCGACGGTCTTTCCTGA